DNA sequence from the Amycolatopsis sp. Hca4 genome:
CGGACGCCCAGCAGATCCAGGGTGTCGCGGACACGTTCGGGCTGCACGAGCTGGCGGTCGAGGACGCCCTCGAAGCGCACCAGCGGCCGAAGCTGGAGCGCTACGACGACACGCTGTTCCTGGTGGTCAAGACCGTCCGGTACGTCGAACACGAGTCCCCCACCACGGCGAACGAGATCGTCGAGACCGGCGAGCTGATGGTGTTCCTCGGCCGCGACTTCGTGATCACCGTCCGGCACGGGAACCACTCGGGACTGGCGCGGCTGCGCCGCGAGCTCGACGAGGACCCGGAGCGGCTGCAGCTGGGCCCCTCCGCGGTGGTGCACGCGATCGCCGACCACGTCGTCGACCACTACCTCGACGTCACCGGCCGGATCGAGAACGACATCGACGTGATGGAGGCGCAGGTCTTCGCGCCCCGCTCGCAGGTCAGCGCCGAGCAGATCTACCTGATGAAGCGGGAAGTCCTCGAGCTGCGCCGCGCGGTGATGCCGCTGGCCACGCCGATCCAGCGGCTGGCCGAGGGCTACACGCGGCTGGTGCCGGACGACGTCCGCTCGTACTTCCGCGACGTCGCCGACCACCTCACGACGGTGTCGGAGCGGGTGGCGGCGTTCGACGAACTGCTGTCCACGCTGGTCGACGCGACCGTCGCGAAGATTTCCCTGCAGCAGAACACCGATATGCGCAAAATCACGTCGTGGGCGGCGATCATCACCGTGCCGACGATGATCGCGGGCATCTACGGGATGAACTTCGACTACCTGCCCGAACTGCACTGGAAGTTCGGGTACCCGCTGGTGATCACCATCATCCTGGGCATCTGCCTGTTGCTGTACCGAATATTCCGGAAGAACGGCTGGCTCTGAGTCCCCTTCTTTCCCCACCGGATTCCTTCGGAGAACTGTCATGTCCAGGATGCTGTCCAACCTGAAGTTCTGGGCGCTCGCGCTCAGCCTCGTGTGGATCTTCGTGATCACTTTCGTCATCGTCGCCGACCCCGGGTTCGCGCACGGGATGAAATGAG
Encoded proteins:
- the corA gene encoding magnesium/cobalt transporter CorA, which encodes MPAIPSLGGLRGRGNKGTVPVRPVPVPLSAYVVDCAVYVAGERLPGRWTHSEAIKEVRKRHEGFVWIGLHEPDAQQIQGVADTFGLHELAVEDALEAHQRPKLERYDDTLFLVVKTVRYVEHESPTTANEIVETGELMVFLGRDFVITVRHGNHSGLARLRRELDEDPERLQLGPSAVVHAIADHVVDHYLDVTGRIENDIDVMEAQVFAPRSQVSAEQIYLMKREVLELRRAVMPLATPIQRLAEGYTRLVPDDVRSYFRDVADHLTTVSERVAAFDELLSTLVDATVAKISLQQNTDMRKITSWAAIITVPTMIAGIYGMNFDYLPELHWKFGYPLVITIILGICLLLYRIFRKNGWL